The nucleotide sequence AATCCGCCGTATGGGGATTCCCGCCGTTGAAAAGACTTCCGTTCAACCGAGCTTCGAAGCCGCAGTGGCCCACACGCAGAAACTGATGGAAGACCTTCACGAGCTCGATTTCGAAGTCGATGGCATTGTACTCAAGGTGAACGATCTGCGAGTTCGCGAACAACTCGGCATGACAAGCAAATCCCCGCGCTGGGCCATTGCGTATAAATGGGTGAAGTACGAAGCGGAGACGAAGGTCAGAGACATTCGGATTACTGTCGGGAAAACTGGAACATTGACGCCGACCGCCCATCTGGAACCGGTCGAGATTGCGGGGACGACCGTTTCTCGTGCCAGCCTGCACAATCGCGATGAAATTGACCGGTTGGGCGTGCAGCTTCACGATTGGGTCATCGTCGAGAAAGCGGGAAAGATTATCCCTCACGTCGTCCGCGTTGAGCAGCACAAGCGCGATGGGACACAAATTCCCTATCAGTTCCCGACGACCTGTCCAGAGTGTCAGACCCCCGTCGTCCAGGATGAAGATGGGGTCTACATTCGCTGCCCGAATCCGGGCTGTCCTGCGCAATTGCGCGAGAGTCTTCGATTCTTTGCCTCCCGTGCCGCAATGGATATTGAAGGGCTCGGCGTGAAATTGATCGAGCAACTGACGGGCAAAGGACTGCTGACGAGTTTTTCTGACATCTATCGCCTGAAAGAGAAACGGGCTGAGCTACTCAGCTACGATCGACTCGGTGAAAAATCAGTTGATAACCTGCTCGTGGGCATTGAGGCGTCGAAACAACAGCCCCTTTGGCGACTCCTCACCGCGCTGAATCTCCGCCACGTCGGAACCAGAACAGCGCAACAACTGGCCGAACGATTCGGTGCCATGGAGATCCTCGCTGCTCAGTCGGAACAGCAACTGAGCGAAGTTGATGAAGTAGGCCCGGTCATTGCAAAGTCGGTCGCCGCATTTTTCCAGAGCGAATACGGTCAGAAGATCGTCGCTGAACTCCGCGAATTGGGCGTTGCCATGGGGGACGCGAAGGCGGCCGCGGAGGCTGCCGCAGAGCGTGCGGCAGGTCGGTTAGTGGGGAAAACGCTCGTGGTGACCGGTACACTGACACGCTTCAAACGAGACGAGATCGTTGAACTGATCCGCAATCACGGCGGCAAGTCGGCGGGAAGCGTTTCCAAAAAGACAGACTATGTCGTTGCCGGAGCCGATGCAGGAAGCAAGCTCGCCAAGGCAGAAGAACTGGGAGTGCCGGTCCTCACGGAAGACCAGTTTCTTGAGTTGATCGGCAGTCCCGTTGACCCTGAGAGCACATGATCGATCCGCTGGGGATCGATCGTGTGTTCTTCCCACTTCCACGAAACCGAGGTCTGCCCGCCTCCCTGCCCCGCTTCATGGTGCGCCGATGTTCGGGTTGACGGACGGGGGCGTTGTGCCGGTGGGGCACAACGTGGCTACCAGATCTCGAACTCCCAGCGGCGTCGCGCTGATTAACAGCTCTCCCGCTTCAAAGCCAGCAGTCGCTCCATAGAACCGGTTCTGGCTCTCGACGAGTCGGAAGACACGGTCTTTGGAGGGAGGGAATTGGGTTTTATAAGCGCGAACGGCTTCCAGTTTCGTTGAGAGTGTTGCTGAAATATCGACGACAAAGCGGCCGGACAGTTCGGGCTGTTCCAGTGTGGAAAGCCCAAGCGGGTACCACAGTTGCTTCGTGACGGTATGCACGTTCAGCCCGGCGAACTCGTCATCCCACTTCGTTAGCCGACTATAAAAAACCGCAGCGTCCGTGATCTGCATTGCCTGCCAGTGGTCAGGTGATGCCATCGGAGTCTTGCCCGCGATCCCCAGGACGATCTTAGGTCGCCAGTGCCGAATGACACGTGCGAGTGCGATCCGTGCTGCGAACGAATCAAACAGGCAGCGGTTTGGCAGCGTCAGCGTCTCGCGCATCTGAAGGCCGAGAATGCGCGCGGCTTCCTGGGCTTCGTCAAGGCGAGTCTGAACACCGGGACTTCCCGGCGTTGGTTCTCCATTCGTTAAGTCACAGATTCCGACCTGATATCCCTGGCGGACCAGATTGGCGAGAGTTCCTCCCACTGCGATTTCGACGTCATCGGGATGAGCTCCAACGGCGAGCACATCCAGGGGGCGTGGCAGGTCTTCACTCATAGCATTTTCCGAAGTAGGGTCTTTCGAGATTTTCCTGACTGTCGCAGCGCGATCGCCAGACAGTCAGATTCCGCCGCTCTGCGGGAGGGCTGTGGCCACAAACATTCTAACCAGTTTTGCGACGCGATGAGGATGAGTCAGGTAGGGGTGTTGCCCTGCAGAATGCATCCATTCAGTCCGGCAATTCAGAAGTTTTTCTGTAAGTACATCTTGAGCCTCGGCCGCAATTCGCCCTTCCCCTTCTGTACGCAGAAGAAGAGCTGGCGCGGAGATCTCCGAGAGTCGCGACCGAATATCATACGAATGCGCGGCGAATGCCTTCTCGGCGAGGTCACGGAGGGGAATCGTCCCGGTACTTTCGAGCAGGAATTCGAAGCGAGATGAGTCGAAGGGTGGAAACCATGGTTGATGATTCACCGCCTGGAATCGACGCCGTTGCGGAAGGTCGTTCAGGTTTCGAGACGACTGAAGACAGACCGACGCGAGTGCTCTCTCGAAGTATGACAGCCGTCGATAGGCAAATCCGTGCTGCAGGAACAGGTGCTCGATCGATGCCGGGGAGTGCAGTGCAGCCTCCATCGCCACCGCCGCCCCGAACCCGGCACCGTAGATTGAGACGCGCGAATCTCCCTGTTCGTTGGCAACGGCGAACAGGTCAGCTGCAAAGTCGGTGATGGTGGATCGTGAACTTTTCTTTGGGTGGGTTGCCGTAACGTCGAAGACCACACACCGAAACTCATCTTTCAATAACCAGAGGGTGAGTGCGAAGAGTTCTGCTGTGCCCGCGAAATGGTTGAGGAAGTACAGCGGGGGACCGCTTCCCCAGGTTCGACCAAGGATTCGATGACGCCCGTGATCAAACTGCCACGGGGTACTTTCCGAATGATACTTCTCGAGAATCTCTTGCCACATCAGCGGAGCCGGACAGGGTTCACCGGCGCCATCGATTCGGGGGTCCGCATCAGGCGACCGTGAATCTGGGTACGGGTGCAGTCCGGCGGTTTTCGAGGATGCGCTGACCGCATCTCCCGCTGCAGGAAATTTTGAGCCTGAAGTGAACGTGGTTTTGAGATCCGACATTTTCACGGCTGCTTCGTAGGAATGACTGCATGTGACCAGACCGAATCATCCCGCGTCGGGCGGGAACTTCAACCCTGTCCTCTTCCTTATGAATGAAACAAGCGACTGCGACCGGATCTCACCTCAGAAAACGAATCCGTTCCCAATCAGGAATCCGCAACTGAAGTTCGCGATTGCCCATGCGAAGGCTGCCCGGCTTTGATGGTAGGTGAACGAGAAACGGCTTCCCTATCAGGTGCGTTTGATTCACGACAGGACTGTTCCAGCGGCGGCTGTCATGTGACACGGGGCTGTTGTCCCCCAGGACAAAAAATTCGTCCTTCTTCAGTTGGTACGGCCGGTTGATGGCATGTCGACTGCGCGTGTCGGTGTAGTAAACGTCACGATAAAGCTTGAGCTGATCAATTTTGACGTCGAGCCCGCGAGCACCGACTCGGAGTGGAATTCGTGACGGAGGAACCGAGACGGGGTAGTCGAATTGCCACGGAGGCATCACAACTTGACCGTCCACCGCGATGAGAACTTGCTTATCGATCAGTGAAACTTCGATCTTTCCTCCGCTCTTTGACATCGACTTCGGCCATGGTGCGACAGCGACTGCTTCTGACTGCCACTCCGTTCCTGTAGGCTCCGAGTTCAACGGAACCCCTTGTTGAAGTGGTTCTTCGTAGAGCAGGACCTCACGGTGAACAATGTCGAAGACCACGTGATAGATCATCACGCCATTGGTGATTTCAACGAAGAATTCTCCTGACCCTCCTTCAATGGTGACCTGGGCGGAAACCATCAGATCCCGGACGGGATTCGGGGCACCGACTTCGTCTACCGGGTTGTATCCGTAACTGTCCGAGACGCTGACCACATGTGATGCCTGGTACAGATCAAGAACCGCATTTCGGAACGCCTCGTCGTCGGACAGGTCCAGCAGCTCGCGTGCGGTCGATGCGGACAAGGTTCCCGTCACACTGAACTCGCCTGAGCGTGGATCAAACCGGAGTCCAGACGGAGGGACCGATGCTGTGTTAACGTCTGTGGGCCATTGTTCGAGATGGACTGAGGTATTATGTAGCCCCCCCGATCGAACCCAATGGTGGTACTCGACCCAATCAATTGGCTCTTTGTCGGGGCGTCGGACGTGTCCACCTTTCATCTGGAAACCGGTCCCCAGTGCCTCCCATCCGGCATGACTGCGCTCATCTGGTTCGACTGTGGAAATGGCTGCTTCCCAATGAGGGTGGAATCCGTCATCGTCCGCCGGAAGATGACTGTGGTCATGGACCAGGATCCGCGTCGCCAACTGTTGCTGGTATGTCTTCCGGGCAATCTCGTCATTGACGTAGACATCGCCCGCGATGATCTGGATCCGCTCACCGGGCAGTCCCACCAGGCGTTTGACATACGCTTCCGTCGGCCGGGCCGGGTTTCGGAAGACGATCACATCCCAGCGACGGGGTTGTTGATAGAGGTATGCCTGCTTGTTGACCAGCAGCTGATCGCCGTGGTTTCGGGGTACGTCCGACACATCAATACCCGGTTGACCGCAATTCGGACAGACCGCGCGCGACCGGCTGGTCATGACTCGATTGGCTTCGGGGTCATCGTCTGTATCGTAGGCCGTTCCAAACGGGAAGGTGGTCTTGCATGTCGGGCAGACGACGCGTTTGTGATAGCCGAGTAGACAGGGTGCCATCGATCCTGTCGAGATCATGTAACCTTCTGCGGCGAACGTGCGGAATAGCAGGACGGCGATAAACAGCGAAACGAATGCTTCCAGAAGGGCCCGGAAAGTCCCACGGTTGTCCTGTTCGATGTGCGGGCTGTCGGAGTCACGCCTTTCATCGTTCGGCAAATTGGATGGAAGTTCAGTCATCGATACCAACCATGGCCATGAAGCACGATTCCATTCCTCCGATTCACGCCTCTTGTGTGCCACTACCGCTGCGGCGACGGATACAATTCAGTTGAAACGGAACTACGTGATTCTATCGCAACGGGCAAGAACCGGGAAATAGCAGCGTTGCCGAGATCCGTCTTCGCGCAGAATTGGCCGATTGTTATCTTGCCGACCTGCCGCAAACGGGCTCCAAGTCACGATTTTGAGCGACGAGATGATCTTGTCGCCGCGACGCCACCAGGGAAGGTTGAGCGATGTCACTGAAAACCGCAACAGCAGCGCCGCTAGTCGCATTGCTCCTCTCGCTTACGTTGTGTGTTACCGGAGCCGGCTGCAGTTACTTGATGCCCACAGTCGTCGACGATGATATTGACCTGGCTGAGCTCGACGATGATGGCAAACAGGAGCTGGTGGATGAAGAAGAAGAGGATGAGTTCGAAGAACTGGATGAGTCGCCTTCCAAGGTTCAGGATCTGGACGGAAAATCCAAGAGCGGTGACCGGTATCCTCTGTCCAAAACTGTTGAGCATCGGCTGAC is from Schlesneria sp. DSM 10557 and encodes:
- the ligA gene encoding NAD-dependent DNA ligase LigA; the encoded protein is MSDHSSHEPPRDEVERLRTEIRRHDVLYYQQAKTEISDKDYDILMRRLVELETAHPELQSPDSPTQKVGGAPVQGFVTVEHRVPMLSVDNSFTEEELADFGGRVVRLIGPDPVEWIVEYKVDGVALSLIYEKGRLVRGVTRGDGRRGDDVTHNARTISGVPLILFGDVPDVLEVRGEAYIGNRDFAQLQADMVSAGEEPLKNSRNATAGAIKLLDPRLCARRKLRFFAHSVGSLEGASFSTHWEFLEAIRRMGIPAVEKTSVQPSFEAAVAHTQKLMEDLHELDFEVDGIVLKVNDLRVREQLGMTSKSPRWAIAYKWVKYEAETKVRDIRITVGKTGTLTPTAHLEPVEIAGTTVSRASLHNRDEIDRLGVQLHDWVIVEKAGKIIPHVVRVEQHKRDGTQIPYQFPTTCPECQTPVVQDEDGVYIRCPNPGCPAQLRESLRFFASRAAMDIEGLGVKLIEQLTGKGLLTSFSDIYRLKEKRAELLSYDRLGEKSVDNLLVGIEASKQQPLWRLLTALNLRHVGTRTAQQLAERFGAMEILAAQSEQQLSEVDEVGPVIAKSVAAFFQSEYGQKIVAELRELGVAMGDAKAAAEAAAERAAGRLVGKTLVVTGTLTRFKRDEIVELIRNHGGKSAGSVSKKTDYVVAGADAGSKLAKAEELGVPVLTEDQFLELIGSPVDPEST
- a CDS encoding PIG-L family deacetylase gives rise to the protein MSEDLPRPLDVLAVGAHPDDVEIAVGGTLANLVRQGYQVGICDLTNGEPTPGSPGVQTRLDEAQEAARILGLQMRETLTLPNRCLFDSFAARIALARVIRHWRPKIVLGIAGKTPMASPDHWQAMQITDAAVFYSRLTKWDDEFAGLNVHTVTKQLWYPLGLSTLEQPELSGRFVVDISATLSTKLEAVRAYKTQFPPSKDRVFRLVESQNRFYGATAGFEAGELLISATPLGVRDLVATLCPTGTTPPSVNPNIGAP
- a CDS encoding alpha/beta fold hydrolase translates to MSDLKTTFTSGSKFPAAGDAVSASSKTAGLHPYPDSRSPDADPRIDGAGEPCPAPLMWQEILEKYHSESTPWQFDHGRHRILGRTWGSGPPLYFLNHFAGTAELFALTLWLLKDEFRCVVFDVTATHPKKSSRSTITDFAADLFAVANEQGDSRVSIYGAGFGAAVAMEAALHSPASIEHLFLQHGFAYRRLSYFERALASVCLQSSRNLNDLPQRRRFQAVNHQPWFPPFDSSRFEFLLESTGTIPLRDLAEKAFAAHSYDIRSRLSEISAPALLLRTEGEGRIAAEAQDVLTEKLLNCRTEWMHSAGQHPYLTHPHRVAKLVRMFVATALPQSGGI
- the lepB gene encoding signal peptidase I, whose product is MTELPSNLPNDERRDSDSPHIEQDNRGTFRALLEAFVSLFIAVLLFRTFAAEGYMISTGSMAPCLLGYHKRVVCPTCKTTFPFGTAYDTDDDPEANRVMTSRSRAVCPNCGQPGIDVSDVPRNHGDQLLVNKQAYLYQQPRRWDVIVFRNPARPTEAYVKRLVGLPGERIQIIAGDVYVNDEIARKTYQQQLATRILVHDHSHLPADDDGFHPHWEAAISTVEPDERSHAGWEALGTGFQMKGGHVRRPDKEPIDWVEYHHWVRSGGLHNTSVHLEQWPTDVNTASVPPSGLRFDPRSGEFSVTGTLSASTARELLDLSDDEAFRNAVLDLYQASHVVSVSDSYGYNPVDEVGAPNPVRDLMVSAQVTIEGGSGEFFVEITNGVMIYHVVFDIVHREVLLYEEPLQQGVPLNSEPTGTEWQSEAVAVAPWPKSMSKSGGKIEVSLIDKQVLIAVDGQVVMPPWQFDYPVSVPPSRIPLRVGARGLDVKIDQLKLYRDVYYTDTRSRHAINRPYQLKKDEFFVLGDNSPVSHDSRRWNSPVVNQTHLIGKPFLVHLPSKPGSLRMGNRELQLRIPDWERIRFLR